In a genomic window of Alkalibaculum bacchi:
- the rsmD gene encoding 16S rRNA (guanine(966)-N(2))-methyltransferase RsmD — protein sequence MRVITGTAKGKKLLTPKDERVRPTTDRIKETLFNIINPYIRDAVIIDCFAGTGGVGIEALSRGARQAYFIDNHRESIKLIRKNLEIARLEEKGVVLPVEASSALTSLANKNVKADIIFMDPPYHLNIISRLVEIISQNNLLAEDGIIIAEHDNRIELKDQIERFAKVDQRVYGTTIMSYYKEQT from the coding sequence ATGAGAGTAATTACTGGAACAGCAAAAGGAAAAAAGTTACTGACGCCTAAAGACGAAAGAGTTAGGCCTACAACAGATCGTATAAAAGAAACACTATTTAATATTATAAATCCATATATAAGAGATGCTGTAATAATTGATTGCTTTGCGGGCACTGGTGGTGTAGGCATTGAAGCCTTAAGCCGAGGTGCTAGACAAGCTTATTTTATAGATAATCATAGAGAAAGCATAAAGCTTATAAGAAAGAATCTTGAAATAGCTCGATTAGAAGAAAAAGGTGTCGTACTTCCTGTTGAAGCGTCTTCCGCTCTTACCTCTTTAGCAAATAAGAATGTAAAAGCAGATATTATTTTTATGGATCCACCCTATCATTTAAATATTATTAGTAGATTAGTCGAAATCATAAGTCAAAACAATCTTTTAGCTGAAGATGGAATTATTATTGCAGAACACGACAATAGGATTGAACTTAAAGATCAAATCGAACGATTCGCAAAAGTGGATCAACGAGTTTACGGAACTACGATCATGTCCTATTATAAAGAACAAACTTAA
- the recG gene encoding ATP-dependent DNA helicase RecG produces MNLRDPIISIKGIGNTKEKLFHTLGIYKIGDLIEYYPISYEDRTKSISIEEAMDNHRSLIKATITSNLVTRKIRSSLSITKATARDHSGNFQVVWYNSPYIGRTVFAGKTYYFYGKVNKSFHNIQMEMPEVFQLNAEDLFSFIPKYSLTKGLTHKDIRKAIKNVFDKGITVEDYLSQELINKYKLMGLKEAYEKIHYAKNREDLTRARHRLIFNEFLEIQIAFRSMKEEINNDPLPFFLDDNRMNQVQELLNILPFQLTLSQKEVLEELYEDIRRSKQINRLIQGDVGSGKTIIAVIMLFICLLNGYQGVMMVPTAILAEQHYEYISNLFSKLNIGARVGLMTKFKTTKQRLEYLHKIAAGEYNLIVATHGVLQEDVEFSNLGLVITDEQHRFGVRQRKQLSNKGKDPHIIVMSATPIPRTTSLVLYGDLEVSTINALPAGRKPIKTYSVNTSYRSRIYKMILKEISDGRQAYILCPSIEMNDQMNSAEEVYEKCRNGAFKDIPIGLLHGKMNSEEKEEVMRAFYENKIKVLICTTVVEVGINVPNATIMLIENAERFGLAQLHQLRGRVGRGEHQSHCILLTDSKSQKTKQRMDVLIQSTDGFYISQRDLELRGPGDYFGFRQHGLPSFKLADLSKHQSILLEANEMVEYILHSAEQEYIKKKVLIAFQYKLDQISMN; encoded by the coding sequence ATGAATCTTAGAGATCCCATTATTAGCATAAAGGGAATAGGGAATACAAAAGAAAAATTATTTCATACTCTGGGAATCTATAAAATAGGGGATTTAATTGAATACTATCCTATTTCTTATGAGGATCGAACGAAATCCATATCTATAGAAGAGGCTATGGACAATCATAGGTCGCTAATAAAAGCTACAATAACAAGCAATCTGGTCACCCGCAAAATTAGGAGTAGTTTAAGTATAACAAAGGCAACAGCCCGGGATCATTCGGGAAATTTTCAAGTAGTATGGTATAATTCACCATATATAGGTCGAACGGTATTTGCAGGAAAAACCTACTATTTTTACGGCAAAGTAAACAAGTCCTTTCATAATATACAAATGGAAATGCCAGAGGTTTTTCAGCTAAATGCAGAAGATTTATTTAGTTTTATCCCAAAATACTCTTTGACAAAAGGCCTAACACATAAAGATATTCGAAAAGCGATCAAAAATGTGTTTGATAAAGGTATTACAGTAGAGGATTATCTATCTCAAGAACTTATAAATAAGTACAAGCTCATGGGTCTTAAAGAAGCTTATGAGAAAATTCATTACGCCAAAAATCGTGAAGATTTAACTAGAGCAAGGCATCGCTTGATATTTAATGAGTTTTTAGAGATTCAAATTGCTTTTCGTTCTATGAAAGAAGAGATAAATAATGATCCATTACCTTTTTTCCTAGACGATAATAGGATGAATCAAGTTCAGGAGTTATTAAATATTTTACCTTTTCAACTGACCTTATCTCAAAAGGAAGTCTTAGAGGAACTATATGAAGATATTCGTAGAAGTAAGCAGATTAATCGGTTAATCCAAGGTGATGTAGGAAGCGGAAAGACTATTATAGCAGTTATTATGTTATTTATATGTTTATTAAATGGATACCAAGGAGTCATGATGGTTCCTACTGCAATCTTGGCAGAGCAACATTACGAATACATAAGTAATTTATTTAGCAAATTAAATATAGGTGCAAGAGTAGGCCTTATGACAAAATTTAAGACCACAAAACAGCGGTTAGAGTATTTACATAAGATTGCTGCCGGAGAGTATAATCTTATAGTAGCTACTCATGGAGTACTCCAGGAAGATGTAGAATTTTCAAATCTAGGCCTAGTCATAACAGATGAACAGCATCGCTTTGGCGTTAGACAGAGAAAACAATTGTCAAATAAGGGTAAAGATCCTCATATCATCGTCATGAGTGCAACGCCTATACCACGAACTACTTCATTAGTTCTATACGGAGATTTGGAAGTTTCTACAATAAATGCTCTACCGGCGGGGAGAAAGCCCATAAAGACTTACAGCGTCAATACGAGTTACAGGTCCCGCATTTATAAAATGATCTTAAAAGAAATTTCAGACGGCAGACAAGCCTATATTTTATGTCCTAGTATTGAAATGAATGATCAGATGAATTCTGCAGAGGAAGTTTACGAAAAATGTAGAAATGGGGCTTTTAAGGATATACCTATAGGCCTCCTTCATGGTAAAATGAATAGTGAGGAAAAAGAAGAAGTCATGAGAGCTTTTTACGAAAACAAAATAAAGGTTCTCATTTGTACTACTGTCGTTGAGGTAGGCATTAATGTGCCCAATGCTACTATTATGTTAATTGAAAATGCGGAGAGATTTGGTCTTGCTCAGCTTCATCAATTGCGAGGGCGAGTAGGTAGAGGAGAGCATCAATCCCATTGCATTTTACTGACAGATAGCAAAAGTCAGAAGACGAAACAACGGATGGATGTACTCATTCAAAGCACGGATGGATTTTATATTTCCCAGAGAGATTTAGAACTTCGGGGACCAGGAGACTATTTTGGTTTTCGTCAGCATGGATTGCCAAGTTTTAAATTGGCTGATTTATCAAAACATCAGAGTATTTTACTAGAGGCTAATGAAATGGTCGAGTATATTTTACATTCAGCGGAGCAAGAATATATTAAGAAAAAGGTTTTGATTGCCTTTCAATATAAATTAGATCAAATCTCAATGAATTAA
- a CDS encoding ATPase, producing the protein MKIISLLNELERIIQEASSLPLSSKVMVNPEQVLEIVQEIMHNLPEDLKEAQYVREERKKILIEAQNDAERIINDAESKIRDMVDENQITQSAYLEAEEIRKRAEEISTEIRQSTNEYADNILRKVQMNLNSVIEQIEENRNELKSN; encoded by the coding sequence ATGAAGATCATTTCATTGCTAAACGAATTAGAAAGAATTATACAAGAAGCATCTAGTTTGCCATTGTCATCAAAAGTAATGGTAAATCCTGAGCAAGTATTAGAAATCGTACAAGAAATTATGCATAATTTACCTGAAGACTTAAAAGAAGCTCAATATGTAAGGGAAGAGCGAAAGAAAATTCTAATTGAAGCTCAAAACGATGCAGAGAGAATTATAAATGATGCAGAATCTAAAATTAGAGATATGGTAGATGAAAATCAAATCACCCAATCTGCATACCTAGAAGCAGAAGAAATTCGAAAAAGAGCAGAAGAAATTTCTACAGAAATCAGGCAATCTACAAATGAGTATGCAGACAATATTCTGAGAAAAGTTCAAATGAATCTAAATAGCGTAATAGAGCAAATTGAAGAAAATCGAAATGAATTAAAAAGCAATTGA
- the coaD gene encoding pantetheine-phosphate adenylyltransferase encodes MKVAVYPGSFDPITNGHLDIIERGSKMVEKLIVVVLVNKNKNPMFSLQEKLDLISKSVAHLPNVEVDSFEGLLVNYMCNKKINIIIRGLRAMSDFENEFQMALMNKKLCNHVETIFLVSKVEYSYLSSSAVKELAMFDGEMKDLVPEYVHKKIIDKVERGKR; translated from the coding sequence ATGAAAGTAGCTGTATATCCAGGCAGCTTTGACCCCATTACCAATGGACATCTTGACATTATTGAACGTGGGTCAAAAATGGTTGAGAAACTAATCGTAGTAGTACTTGTAAATAAGAATAAAAATCCTATGTTTTCTTTGCAAGAAAAATTAGACTTGATTTCTAAATCTGTAGCACATTTGCCCAATGTAGAAGTAGATAGTTTTGAAGGTCTACTCGTAAATTATATGTGCAACAAAAAAATTAATATCATCATAAGAGGATTAAGAGCGATGTCTGACTTTGAAAATGAATTTCAGATGGCTTTAATGAATAAAAAATTATGCAATCATGTTGAAACCATATTTCTAGTTAGTAAAGTAGAGTACTCCTATTTGAGTTCTAGCGCGGTAAAAGAGTTAGCTATGTTTGATGGAGAAATGAAAGATTTGGTTCCTGAATATGTACATAAAAAAATTATCGATAAGGTTGAAAGGGGAAAGAGATGA